The stretch of DNA ATCAGCTTTATTTTTAACAATAATATTTTTAAAAGTTACAGATAGAAATAGTACTATTAAATTAAAAGATTATAACGTAGCTTCAGAATATATTCAAAAGGGATGGGTCCCAAAAAACATTTCAAAAAATGCAAAGGATATACTTTTAGTCTATAATAAAGATGAAAATGCAGTTAATATTAAATTTACTATTCCTGAAAAAGAAATAAAAAATATTTTAGACAGAACTGAAAAAATTAGTTTAGAAAAATTAAAAGAAGAAGTAGAGCCTTTAAATATAAAATTTATTTCAGCAGAAACAAAGTTAACAAAAAACAAAGATAATGCTGTAATAAGAAAGGATAATAACTATATTTATATAATTTATCCAATTGGAGAAATATATCTGTTTACTAAAAAGAAATAAAAAAGCTTGCAAAAAAATAAAAATTGTTGTACTATATTGAAAATTAAAAGAAAAGGAGGAATTATTTATATGTTAAGAACATATCTGCTAAACCTAATAGATCTCTTACTGCTTATATCAATAATAATGATAATAAGTAGAGACTTTTTGTGTGGCAATAATATGTTAGAAAAGCTTATAAATAATTTCAATTACAGTTACTATAATAAAACTTCATCTAAAAATATTTCTCTCTAGTAGAAATTTAGATTTTGATTAAATTAAGTAATATAAATAAATTGAGATAAGCCAGTCTAACATATAGACTGGCTTTTTTATATAAAAATTTAAATTTTATTAGGGGGATTTATTATGGAAATCAAAAATTCAGGAAATTCAAAAATAGGAATGATAACTATATTTTCTGTAGCAGCAGTTTTATTTAGTACTCATGCAGGAGGTGGTTTTGCCACTGGAAATCAAGAAACACAATATTTTGTTACAAGTGGTTTTTCAGGAATAATTTCAGCTGTTTTAGCAATGATTTTATATACAATGACAATAAGAGAAGCAATAGTTATGAAAAATTCAAGAAAATTAAAAAATTATAAAGAATTATTTGAAAATTTATATCATCCCTTTGATAAAGTGGAATGGATATTTGAAATATATTTTCATACAATGGTTATCTGTGCTGTGGGAGCAGTAATAGCAGGTGCAGCTTCTTTAATTGCAGCTACAAATTTAATAAATTATATTCCTGCAGTTTTCTTAATAAGTTCAATATTTTTAATTTTAACTATATTTGGAGCTAAATTAATTATAAAGGTATCAGGTGTTATGTCTATAGTTATATTAGTTTCAATGTTTATAATCTTCTTTATAGGGATAAAAGCTAGAACACCAGTATTAATGGAAACTATAAGCAATTTTTCTTTAACAGGCAATTCTAATATGGGAAAATTAATTTTAAAAGCTTTTGTTTATGCAGGGTTTCAAGCAGTTGCAATACCAACAATGATTTCTTGTGGATCAGTATTAAAAACTGAAGAACAAGCAACAAAGGCTATGACAATTGCCTTTGTAATGAATTGTATAGCTTTGGTTATGGCAGTGTTAATGTTACTTGCTTGGGCGCCAGAATTTATAGCTGCTGGAGCAACAACATTACCAGTATTATATGTGTGTAAAAATTTAAATATGACTTTCTTATACTGGTTCTATAATGCAGCATTATTCTTATGTTTAATTTCAACAGGTGTATCTATTTTATATGGTTTTGTGGCCAAATTTTCAACTATTAAAGTTATGGAAAAAATAGAAAAACCTATAGTTCGTAGAATAGTTTCATCATGTTTATGCATGGTAGTTTCAATAAGTATTTCAATGTTAGGATTGAGTAAAATTGTAAAATACGGTTATGGTTATTGTGGATATTTAGGAATAGCAATTATAATTATTCCATTTTTAACTGTTGGAGTATATAAAAATAGAAAATTCACTCAAGAAAAAAGCGTTGAAAATAAAAAAAGTTCAGTAATTTTTGTTAAATAATAATTATTAGGTAGTGATAGGAGGAAATTATGAGAAAGAATACATTTACATCAAATTATACCATAGGAGATTCAGCTTATGATGAAATAGGAAATATCTGTAATATTTACGGGAAAAAAGCAGTAATGATTGGTGGTAAAACAGCTTTATCAAAGGCAAGTGAAGAAATAAAAGCAGCAGCAAAAGAAAGTGGAATAAGTATTATAGATACTTTATGGTACGGTGGGCAAGCTTCCTTTGAAAATGCAGAAATGTTAGCAGCTAATGAAGCAGTACAAGGGGCAGATATGATATTTTCAGTTGGAGGCGGGAAAGCTTTAGATACTTGTAAAATCTTAACAGGGAAAATAGAGAAACCTATTTTTACATTTCCAACTATTGCAGGAACATGTGCAGCAATGACATCTGTTTGTGCAGTATACTATCCAGATGGTGTATTTAGAGATGTTTATTTTAGACATGCACCTGCAGAACATTCATTTATAAATACAAAAATTATAGCAGAGGCTCCAACTAAATATATTTGGGCTGGAATAGGTGATACTGTAGCAAAGGCTTATGAACCTGAATTTTCTTCTAGAGGGGAAAAATTAGATTTTTCAAATACTATGGGAGTAACTTTATCTAGTTTATGTAAAGAACCAATATTTAATAATGGGACAAAGGCTATTGAAGATTGTAAAGAAAAAAAATCATCTGAGGAAGTGAAGGAAGTTGTTTTATCAATAATAGCAGCTACAGGAACAGTTTCCAATGCTTTGGAAATGAAATATAACAGTGGTGCAGCTCACGCTATATGTTATGGATTTACAATTTTTCCAGAAGTTGAAGAAAATCATTTGCATGGAGAATTAGTTTCATACGGTGTACTTGTTCAAACTATGATGGACAACAATATTGAAGAATTAGAAAAATTAATAAAATTTTATAAAAGTGTAAATCTACCAATTTCTTATAAGGAGTTTGGAGTAAAAGAAGAGGAACTTGAAAAAGTTATAGAAAAAGCTTGTTCCACTGCAGATATAGAACAAGCATGTATGAAGATAGACAAGGAAACTTTTAGAAATGCAATTAATAAATTAGAAGATTTTATTAACAAAAAATTAGTCTAAAATTATTTATAATTTTCAATTAGAGAAGTTAAAGATGTTTTGTAACTTAAATCATTTTTAGCTTCTCTTTTTTTAGGACCTTTAGTACGTTTTCCCTTGTCTCTCATTTTTTTTGACATCTGTCTTGAAAAAAGTAGGGAATCAATATTAAATTTATTGTAAATAAGTCCATTTTGATTTATACAGTGAGCTTTTTTACCTAATATCATAGAAGCTAATCCAAAATCTTGGGTAACAACAATATCATTTTCTTCAGTATCTCTAAGAAGCACAAAATCAACAGCATCATTTCCAGGGTTAACATAAATAGTTTTAGCATTTTTCTTTTCTAAAATATGGTTTTTGTCACAGTATAAAATTATTTCTATTTTGTATTGTAAAGCTATCTTTATTGTTAGATCAACAACAGGACAAGCATCAGCGTCTATTAAAATTCTCATTATTATCTTCCTTTATATAGTATTTGTGAATAATATTATAACATTTTTAGAAGAATAAAAAATATTATTTTTCATATATAAATGCTATAATTAATTTAATAATTTTGAAAGAGGTATGTAAATGAGAAAAGGAACATGTATAAATACTTATAGTGGAGTAGAATTTTATCCACTTAATCCAAGGGAAGATGAAATAAAAATAGAAGATATAGCCCATGCCCTATCTTTAGTTTGTAGAGGTAATGGTCATGTTAAATATTTTTTTAGTGTTGCTCAACATTCTATAAATTGTTATTTAGAAGCAAAATCTAGAAGTTATTCTAGAGAAATTCAACTAGGGTGTTTACTTCATGATGCTTCAGAAGCTTATTTATCAGATATAACAAGACCTGTAAAAAAAGAGTTATCAGAATATCTAGCCATTGAAAAAAAACTTCAAGGGGAAATTTATAAAAAATATAATATTAATATAGAAAAAAAGAAGTTTTTAGTAAAATAAAACTAATAGATGACGAAATTTTAAAATTTGAAATGTTAAATTTATTAAATATAGATTTAGGGCAAGCTGATCTAAAGGGAAATATAAGCTTAGAATATAAAG from Fusobacterium sp. IOR10 encodes:
- a CDS encoding iron-containing alcohol dehydrogenase family protein, whose product is MRKNTFTSNYTIGDSAYDEIGNICNIYGKKAVMIGGKTALSKASEEIKAAAKESGISIIDTLWYGGQASFENAEMLAANEAVQGADMIFSVGGGKALDTCKILTGKIEKPIFTFPTIAGTCAAMTSVCAVYYPDGVFRDVYFRHAPAEHSFINTKIIAEAPTKYIWAGIGDTVAKAYEPEFSSRGEKLDFSNTMGVTLSSLCKEPIFNNGTKAIEDCKEKKSSEEVKEVVLSIIAATGTVSNALEMKYNSGAAHAICYGFTIFPEVEENHLHGELVSYGVLVQTMMDNNIEELEKLIKFYKSVNLPISYKEFGVKEEELEKVIEKACSTADIEQACMKIDKETFRNAINKLEDFINKKLV
- a CDS encoding YaiI/YqxD family protein: MRILIDADACPVVDLTIKIALQYKIEIILYCDKNHILEKKNAKTIYVNPGNDAVDFVLLRDTEENDIVVTQDFGLASMILGKKAHCINQNGLIYNKFNIDSLLFSRQMSKKMRDKGKRTKGPKKREAKNDLSYKTSLTSLIENYK